The window CGTGTGCTGCCCTTGTGGTTGCTTCCATTTCCTCATTTGGGATCAATCACGAGTTAACTGCAATGCTATATCCTCTCATTGTCAGTTCCATCGGCATCCTTGTTTGTCTGCTCACCACCCTATTTGCAACCGATTTCTTTGAGATCAAGGCTGTAAAGGAAATTGAGCCAGCATTGAAGAAGCAGCTCATCATCTCTACTGTACTCATGACTGTTGGAGTTGCGATTGCTACATGGATTTCTGTTCCATCTTCCTTCACAATCTTCAATTTTGGAACACAGAAAGTTGTGAAGAGCTGGTAAGCTTTGCttcttttgaaaatttattGTCATCAGTGCTGTGATTAAGGAGATTTCTGCGGTTATATTTCTACTTGTATGTTGCTCTATCTGTTTATTGTATCTGAACGCTGAATTGAATTTGCAGGCAGCTATTCTTATGCGTCGGTGTTGGTTTGTGGGCTGGGCTTATCATTGGGTTCGTAACAGAGTACTATACAAGCAATGCGTACAGGTAACTAGTTTTCTTGGGGTTTACCACTCTACCATATCTAGTTTAATTGTCTTTGAATCTAATGGTTGCTCTGTATTATGCTGTAGCCCTGTGCAAGATGTTGCTGATTCTTGCCGGACTGGAGCTGCGACCAATGTCATTTTTGGCCTTGCATTGGGATACAAATCCGTCATTATTCCTATATTTGCCATTGCAGTCAgcatttttgttagttttagcTTTGCAGCTATGTACGGGATTGCCGTAGCTGCCCTTGGAATGCTGAGCACCATTGCAACTGGATTAGCCATTGATGCATATGGTCCCATCAGTGACAATGCTGGAGGCATTGCTGAGATGGCAGGCATGAGCCACAGAATCAGAGAGAGAACTGATGCTCTTGATGCTGCAGGAAACACCACTGCCGCTATTGGAAAGGTTTGGAATTTCCTCTTAAGTATTCATTGATGGTCCGAGGAATTGACCTCTAGTTATCAATCCTAAAATTTTAAACGTCACCGAGTCACGTGTGCTTCTGTTTGTAGGGATTTGCAATTGGCTCTGCTGCTCTTGTGTCCCTTGCTCTATTTGGTGCCTTTGTCAGCCGTGCTGGTATCGAAACGGTTGATGTGTTGACCCCAAAAGTGATTATTGGTTTGTTAGTGGGCGCAATGCTTCCGTATTGGTTCTCTGCCATGACAATGAAGAGTGTGGGAAGTGCAGCTTTAAAGATGGTTGAGGAAGTGCGCAGGCAATTCAATACCATTCCAGGTCTCATGGAGGGCACTGCCAAGCCGGACTATGCTACATGTGTTAAGATTTCGACTGATGCTTCCATCAAAGAAATGATCCCACCTGGTGCCCTTGTCATGCTTACACCCCTCATTGTTGGGATCTTTTTTGGTGTGGAAACTCTCGCTGGCGTGCTTGCTGGATCCCTTGTCTCCGGTGTACAGGTAATGCTGATACAGTTGCTTGATTGATCGTTCTTTCCGTTGACTCGTCTCTCTGTTTGGGTCAACTATGCTAAATCTGAATAAAACCTGTTTGCATTTGCAGATTGCCATTTCTGCATCCAACACGGGCGGTGCCTGGGATAATGCCAAGAAATACATTGAGGTAAGCATTTGATGGGTTTTACAAATGCTTTTTTGTGGCTATGCTTAAGCTGTATCAGCTTTTTAGCTTTGTCTTATCGTCTGGATTTTGGCTGGTGTAATAGGCTGGTGCTTCGGAGCATGCAAGGACCCTTGGTCCAAAAGGATCAGAATGCCACAAAGCTGCAGTCATTGGCGACACCATTGGAGACCCTCTCAAGGATACGTCTGGACCATCGCTCAACATTCTTATCAAGCTTATGGCCGTTGAGTCTCTTGTGTTTGCTCCGTTCTTTGCCACACACGGTGGGCTGCTATTCAAGATTTAAGTTAAAAACGGTGCAACAGAAAGCCGGAAGTTGTTCCTCTCTGTTGTTCGATTCTTCGTTTTCATCTGTTGATCCTTCCTGCCAATCTCCTCAGCGTAATGTTAGCCTTTAATTAGAGCATGCTTTTGGCATTTGAATTAGTAGCCAGAGGTAGAATTGAACGAAGTTTTCCCTTTCTAGAGGACTGTTTATGATGATGATAACGACGACGACACGACGATGATGATGACGATCACGGTCGACCTTAGTAAAAGAGAGTTTGGATTTCTTCTGTAACTTTCATTCATCAGAACCGGTCATTGTCcatttttcttacattgtaAGAGATTAATGCACATCGCCTTTCGGTCTTCTGCAGTTTTGTGTTTTCTCTTTCCAGCCAGTAGAGTCTTAGAGTCAGGTTTTGCTTTGGCAAATGGCAAATGCCAAGCCTAAAGTAACTTAGAACTTTTGGAGAAAAAGAAGTTTCATGCAACAGGATGCAAATGTGGTGGTTTTTGAAGTCATTGtgcaatttttttccttttttcactCAACAGGAATGTTTTAGCGTCTGATTTTGAATTAGATAAACGCTGTAAATAAGAGTCAAAGTTAGGACAATCCATCATTGTATCTTTGAGTTTGAATCGTCTTAAAATGTGAAAAGAGTTTGTCATATTAAGTTAAATATAAGTAACAACAATCGTCTT of the Pyrus communis chromosome 1, drPyrComm1.1, whole genome shotgun sequence genome contains:
- the LOC137735116 gene encoding pyrophosphate-energized vacuolar membrane proton pump produces the protein MGATILPDLGAEILIPLCAVIGIAFSLVQWMYVSQVKLSPGGGRDSNSGGAGKNGYNDYLIEEEEGGNDHNVVLRCAEIQTAISEGATSFLFTEYKYVGAFMVAFAILIFLFLGSVEGFSTSGRACTYDQTKICKPALATAIFSTVSFLLGAITSVVSGFLGMKIATYANARTTLEARKGVGKAFITAFRSGAVMGFLLASSGLLVLYIAINLFKLYYGDDWGGLFEAITGYGLGGSSMALFGRVGGGIYTKAADVGADLVGKVERNIPEDDPRNPAVIADNVGDNVGDIAGMGSDLFGSYAESSCAALVVASISSFGINHELTAMLYPLIVSSIGILVCLLTTLFATDFFEIKAVKEIEPALKKQLIISTVLMTVGVAIATWISVPSSFTIFNFGTQKVVKSWQLFLCVGVGLWAGLIIGFVTEYYTSNAYSPVQDVADSCRTGAATNVIFGLALGYKSVIIPIFAIAVSIFVSFSFAAMYGIAVAALGMLSTIATGLAIDAYGPISDNAGGIAEMAGMSHRIRERTDALDAAGNTTAAIGKGFAIGSAALVSLALFGAFVSRAGIETVDVLTPKVIIGLLVGAMLPYWFSAMTMKSVGSAALKMVEEVRRQFNTIPGLMEGTAKPDYATCVKISTDASIKEMIPPGALVMLTPLIVGIFFGVETLAGVLAGSLVSGVQIAISASNTGGAWDNAKKYIEAGASEHARTLGPKGSECHKAAVIGDTIGDPLKDTSGPSLNILIKLMAVESLVFAPFFATHGGLLFKI